The following nucleotide sequence is from Eschrichtius robustus isolate mEscRob2 chromosome 10, mEscRob2.pri, whole genome shotgun sequence.
TCGTTGGAGCCCTCAAGCAACATGCCAGAGCAGAGCAACGATTACCGGGTGGCCGTGTTCGGCGCAGGTGGTGTTGGCAAGAGCTCTCTGGTCTTGCGGTTTGTGAAAGGTACATTCCGGGAGAGCTACATCCCCACTGTGGAAGACACCTACCGGCAGGTCATCAGCTGTGACAAGAGCATCTGCACCCTGCAGATCACGGACACCACGGGCAGCCACCAGTTCCCTGCCATGCAGCGGCTGTCCATCTCCAAAGGGCATGCCTTCATTCTGGTCTACTCCATCACCAGCCGGCAGTCCTTGGAGGAGCTCAAACCCATCTATGAACAAATCTGTGAGATCAAAGGGGACGTGGAGAGCATCCCCATCATGCTGGTGGGGAACAAGTGTGACGAGAGCCCGAACCGCGAGGTGGAAAGCAGCGAGGCCGAGGCGCTGGCCCGCAAGTGGAAGTGCGCCTTCATGGAGACCTCGGCTAAGCTCAACCACAACGTGAAGGA
It contains:
- the DIRAS2 gene encoding GTP-binding protein Di-Ras2, yielding MPEQSNDYRVAVFGAGGVGKSSLVLRFVKGTFRESYIPTVEDTYRQVISCDKSICTLQITDTTGSHQFPAMQRLSISKGHAFILVYSITSRQSLEELKPIYEQICEIKGDVESIPIMLVGNKCDESPNREVESSEAEALARKWKCAFMETSAKLNHNVKELFQELLNLEKRRTVSLQIDGKKSKQQKRKEKLKGKCVIM